From a region of the Vibrio orientalis CIP 102891 = ATCC 33934 genome:
- a CDS encoding DUF3081 domain-containing protein: MKNELDPGKILQAYETVMANGSPTEHGKMYEGVEAFSDYDGYNVYMRGNGVELKVGFHNTYHLEYDQEHLRDSFLKKVALLAK, translated from the coding sequence ATGAAAAACGAACTCGACCCGGGAAAAATCTTGCAGGCGTATGAAACGGTCATGGCGAATGGTTCACCCACCGAACATGGCAAGATGTATGAAGGCGTTGAAGCGTTCTCCGATTACGATGGCTATAACGTTTATATGCGTGGCAATGGTGTTGAACTCAAAGTAGGTTTTCACAATACGTACCATCTGGAGTACGACCAAGAGCATCTACGCGACAGCTTCCTTAAAAAAGTCGCCTTACTGGCAAAATAA
- a CDS encoding NAD(P)/FAD-dependent oxidoreductase: MHKENTQVLVVGAGPSGSTVSALLHAQNIKVTVIEKAQFPRFSIGESLLPACMEVVEQAGMLDAVNEAGFQYKDGAAFRRDGIYTQFNFTDKFTPGPGTTFQVQRGTFDKVLADSASDQGVEIRYQHELLEMEFVGERSLLTVNDQNGNPYQIEADYVLDASGFGRVLPRMLDLEEPSCLPPRKAIFTHIVDNIDVTDTEYDRNKILISVHPDNHDVWYWLIPFSNGICSFGIVGEPAFFDNYPDDKIAAIKQLASEESGLAALLANAEYPNPAGELGGYSANVKHLATQHYALLGNAGEFLDPVFSSGVTIAMKSAQYAAECVIRQLNGEKVDWQQDYAEPLMVGVNTFRTYVEGWYNGTLQDVIFYQKPNPRIKQMISSILAGYAWDTDNPYVKNSLQRLQTLAEVVRAE; this comes from the coding sequence ATGCATAAAGAAAATACTCAAGTTTTAGTTGTTGGAGCAGGGCCGTCAGGCTCTACCGTTTCTGCGTTACTTCACGCGCAAAATATTAAAGTCACTGTGATTGAAAAAGCGCAGTTTCCCCGTTTCTCAATAGGCGAAAGTCTACTGCCCGCTTGTATGGAAGTCGTTGAGCAAGCCGGTATGTTAGATGCTGTTAATGAGGCCGGCTTTCAATACAAAGATGGCGCGGCATTTAGGCGTGACGGGATATACACCCAGTTTAACTTCACTGACAAGTTTACGCCGGGGCCGGGGACGACTTTCCAAGTCCAACGCGGCACGTTTGATAAAGTGTTGGCAGATAGCGCGTCAGACCAAGGTGTTGAAATTCGCTATCAACATGAGCTGTTAGAGATGGAGTTTGTCGGTGAACGTTCACTACTGACAGTGAATGATCAAAACGGCAACCCCTATCAAATTGAAGCGGATTACGTGTTAGATGCCAGCGGTTTCGGCCGTGTGTTACCACGTATGCTCGATCTTGAAGAACCTTCATGCTTGCCGCCGCGTAAAGCGATCTTCACTCACATCGTCGATAATATTGATGTGACAGATACCGAATATGATCGCAACAAGATCCTTATCTCGGTCCACCCTGATAACCATGACGTCTGGTATTGGTTGATCCCTTTCTCGAATGGTATTTGTTCATTCGGAATTGTTGGCGAACCGGCGTTCTTTGACAATTACCCAGACGATAAGATTGCGGCGATCAAACAACTTGCCAGCGAAGAATCTGGTTTAGCTGCGTTACTTGCTAATGCTGAGTATCCAAACCCTGCCGGTGAACTTGGTGGCTATTCTGCTAATGTAAAACACCTTGCAACACAGCATTACGCACTGCTTGGTAATGCGGGCGAGTTTCTTGATCCTGTGTTTTCTTCGGGCGTGACCATTGCAATGAAGTCAGCTCAGTATGCGGCAGAGTGCGTGATTCGACAGCTAAATGGTGAAAAAGTCGATTGGCAGCAAGATTACGCTGAACCGCTAATGGTCGGCGTCAATACGTTTAGAACCTACGTTGAAGGCTGGTATAACGGTACATTGCAAGATGTGATTTTCTATCAGAAGCCCAACCCGAGAATTAAGCAGATGATCAGCTCGATCCTTGCTGGATACGCTTGGGATACCGATAACCCTTACGTAAAAAATAGCCTGCAGCGCTTGCAAACCTTAGCCGAAGTCGTTCGAGCCGAATAA
- a CDS encoding methyltransferase, with amino-acid sequence MLDKNKDRFNALQAKTEAQKLSFAPITFHTARTLRDIGVLKVLDSAGSQGLPAETIAQQTGISEYGVKVLLDMAISADIVLWEKPNYSLANLGYFILHDGMTNANMDFTADVCYAAMMHLTESIVEGKPAGLKELGEWETIYQGLSQLPEQAKQSWFKFDHFYSDRSFPILLEEVFKAKPKTLVDIGGNTGKWAMQCCNHDADVSITIVDLPQQLEMAMANAEKNGFTERVTPFPANMLDKQQTLPEHADVWWMSQFLDCFSPMEILSILKRVKNQLRSGDSVYILELFWDAQKYDAASYSLNATSLYFTCLANGNSRFYRSDDFLEIIEAAGLMVEERTDNIGLGHTLLKLKAQ; translated from the coding sequence GTGCTAGATAAAAATAAAGATCGATTTAACGCATTACAGGCAAAGACAGAAGCTCAGAAGCTTTCATTTGCACCCATCACATTTCATACCGCAAGGACGTTACGTGATATTGGTGTCTTGAAGGTACTCGATAGCGCAGGTAGCCAAGGTTTACCTGCTGAAACAATCGCGCAGCAAACGGGCATCTCGGAATATGGCGTGAAAGTGCTTTTGGATATGGCGATCAGCGCGGATATCGTTTTGTGGGAAAAGCCTAACTATTCTTTAGCCAATTTAGGCTATTTCATTCTTCATGATGGCATGACTAATGCGAATATGGATTTTACCGCTGATGTTTGTTACGCAGCGATGATGCATTTAACCGAATCTATTGTTGAAGGTAAGCCTGCAGGCCTTAAAGAACTTGGCGAGTGGGAAACCATCTATCAAGGGCTTTCTCAACTACCTGAACAAGCTAAACAGAGCTGGTTTAAGTTTGATCACTTCTATTCTGACCGTTCATTCCCCATTTTGCTGGAAGAAGTGTTCAAAGCGAAGCCCAAAACCCTAGTTGATATCGGTGGTAACACGGGCAAGTGGGCCATGCAGTGCTGCAACCATGACGCCGATGTTTCGATTACCATTGTTGATTTGCCACAGCAACTTGAAATGGCGATGGCCAATGCAGAAAAAAATGGCTTCACAGAGCGCGTAACGCCGTTTCCAGCCAACATGCTTGATAAGCAACAAACTCTTCCTGAACATGCTGATGTATGGTGGATGAGTCAGTTCCTAGACTGTTTTTCACCGATGGAAATCTTAAGCATTTTGAAACGGGTCAAAAATCAGCTGCGAAGCGGTGACTCTGTTTATATTCTTGAGCTGTTTTGGGATGCACAAAAGTATGACGCTGCATCGTACAGCCTTAACGCAACGTCACTCTATTTCACTTGTCTAGCGAATGGTAATAGCCGTTTCTATCGCAGTGATGATTTTCTTGAGATCATAGAAGCTGCTGGCTTAATGGTTGAAGAGAGAACCGATAACATCGGTCTAGGCCACACACTATTAAAATTAAAAGCCCAGTAA
- a CDS encoding beta-ketoacyl synthase chain length factor, which yields MPISVQNISFNIDSWLAHSNGFSQSQDWDNWAISLQWPEETKLITSAIPPMMRRRMSNLSKLAVQTAIELLSEHQVDYLVFASRHGELQRSAALIKDIIQGEEASPMAFAQSVHNTAAGLATIATKKPIPLTSISAAENTFQSAILEAWLYLSDNPDHKVLVIDFDEPLPEPYTTFETQDYRGYGLGLVLSSGHQFAVSFSDNTEYHQATLPQGLEFVRQYLSNKRDWMIESPRQLGSWTRS from the coding sequence ATGCCAATATCAGTTCAAAACATTTCATTTAATATCGATTCATGGCTCGCGCATTCTAACGGATTTTCGCAGTCTCAAGATTGGGACAATTGGGCAATTAGTTTACAGTGGCCTGAAGAAACCAAATTGATCACGTCCGCAATACCGCCAATGATGCGCCGCCGAATGAGTAATTTGTCCAAACTGGCAGTACAAACCGCCATTGAATTGCTCAGTGAGCATCAAGTTGATTACCTAGTATTTGCCAGTCGACACGGCGAATTACAGCGTAGTGCAGCACTGATCAAAGATATTATTCAAGGTGAAGAAGCATCACCAATGGCCTTTGCTCAGTCTGTCCATAACACCGCTGCAGGCCTCGCGACGATTGCAACAAAGAAACCGATTCCACTAACGTCGATCTCAGCTGCCGAAAATACCTTCCAAAGTGCAATACTTGAAGCTTGGTTGTACCTCAGCGACAACCCAGATCACAAAGTGCTGGTTATCGACTTCGATGAGCCGCTGCCAGAACCGTATACAACTTTTGAAACCCAAGACTACCGGGGTTACGGGCTCGGATTAGTGCTATCAAGCGGCCATCAGTTCGCCGTATCCTTTTCCGACAACACCGAGTACCACCAAGCGACGCTCCCACAAGGTTTAGAGTTTGTCCGCCAATATTTGTCAAATAAGCGGGACTGGATGATTGAATCACCTCGCCAATTGGGGAGTTGGACACGTTCATGA
- a CDS encoding lysophospholipid acyltransferase family protein, translated as MRKMNQYWRVFATGFCFTLFGLGGLVLSFIVIPVIRLLTKGQKETEYKVQGTIQRSFNFFCQTMKFTGAIDYKIIGADILKQDRNCLIVANHPSLIDYVLIASQLERCDCLVKSAIWVNPFMKHIVKAAGYIPNETPDDLLSICEQRFDEGNVLLVFPEGTRTTPGVQSKLQRGSAQIAVRTKRDLRLVHITVSPSFLTKEKKWYQVPPTKPFFLVEVKDKVEVEPFIKQTTSQTLAARRLQQHLAETLFPENP; from the coding sequence ATGAGGAAGATGAACCAATATTGGCGAGTGTTCGCTACTGGTTTCTGTTTTACTCTTTTTGGACTCGGTGGTTTAGTTCTGAGTTTTATTGTCATTCCCGTCATACGATTATTGACCAAGGGACAAAAAGAAACCGAATATAAAGTCCAGGGAACAATACAACGTTCGTTTAATTTTTTCTGTCAAACGATGAAATTTACCGGTGCGATTGATTATAAGATCATCGGCGCTGATATTTTGAAGCAAGACAGAAATTGTCTGATCGTTGCCAATCACCCTAGCCTAATTGATTATGTGCTTATTGCTTCTCAACTTGAGCGCTGTGATTGTTTGGTAAAATCAGCAATATGGGTCAATCCATTTATGAAGCATATCGTCAAAGCAGCCGGATATATCCCCAACGAAACTCCGGACGATCTGTTATCTATTTGCGAGCAGCGCTTTGACGAGGGGAACGTATTATTAGTTTTCCCTGAAGGCACGCGAACAACCCCAGGCGTTCAATCAAAATTACAACGTGGTTCTGCGCAAATAGCGGTACGCACAAAGAGAGATTTACGTCTAGTACATATTACTGTCTCTCCGAGTTTTCTCACAAAAGAGAAAAAGTGGTATCAAGTGCCCCCAACTAAGCCTTTTTTCCTTGTTGAAGTTAAGGATAAAGTTGAGGTTGAGCCTTTTATCAAGCAAACTACATCTCAAACGTTAGCGGCTCGCCGTTTACAACAGCATTTAGCGGAAACACTCTTTCCTGAAAATCCATAG
- a CDS encoding phosphopantetheine-binding protein, whose amino-acid sequence MEKLHNEIKQLIIDALNLEDLTIEDIETDAPLFGDGLGLDSIDALELGLAIKKKYNIVIDADDSNTREHFASVSNLASYISAQTSE is encoded by the coding sequence GTGGAAAAACTACATAACGAAATCAAACAACTCATCATTGATGCGCTTAATCTAGAAGATTTAACCATTGAAGATATCGAAACTGACGCGCCTCTATTCGGCGACGGCTTAGGTTTAGATTCTATCGATGCACTCGAACTTGGTTTGGCGATCAAGAAAAAGTACAACATTGTAATTGATGCGGATGACTCTAATACCCGTGAGCACTTCGCATCGGTGAGCAATCTTGCAAGCTATATCTCTGCCCAAACTAGTGAATAA
- a CDS encoding acyl carrier protein: MTDVNKEQVFDQVKDALEELFEIDATDIVPEAHLYQDLDLDSIDAVDLVVHLQNVTGKKIKPAEFSTVRTVDDVVNAVTELLKDA; encoded by the coding sequence ATGACAGATGTAAACAAAGAACAAGTATTTGACCAAGTGAAGGACGCACTTGAAGAATTGTTTGAAATTGATGCTACGGATATTGTGCCAGAAGCACATCTATACCAAGACCTCGATCTAGATAGCATTGACGCTGTCGATCTTGTGGTCCACCTACAAAATGTAACAGGCAAGAAAATCAAACCTGCGGAATTCAGTACTGTTCGAACAGTAGATGACGTAGTAAACGCAGTAACTGAGCTTCTGAAGGACGCCTAA
- a CDS encoding AMP-binding protein, whose translation MPLASTDFVSIENLLCAHRASSTPVAFDQQQVMSWAEFQHDVAYYTDKLSQQDVQRVALCFSDSYLFAVGFFAACYAQKALVLPGNYQTEAVKELQQHFDLLLHDDAVPIATGLTALTISKQSAPSTEACSFDWQPLAAEDLIVTLFTSGSSGSAKAISKSLEQLDIELSILQSLWGEQIDETRIESTVSHQHIYGLLFRLLWPLCAARPFATQNLEFPEQIVHHASPDTVLVSSPALLKRLTQEHQRTPLRAVFSSGGPLANSAAIHSEELFNQLPIEVFGSTETGGIAHRQQFSASTPWQLFPGIEAQLNEERCLRLRSPHINGQEWYQTADECYFHDKVSFELKGRTDRIVKVEEKRISLVEVEKRLEQLEWIEESAVIPKTEESRLSLCAVIVLTEKGQQEIDALGKGKFWIALRKALRNWLEPIAIPRKYRLVDEIPLNSQGKRQVTEIAKLFQ comes from the coding sequence ATGCCACTCGCTTCTACTGACTTTGTGTCAATTGAAAACTTACTCTGTGCTCACCGAGCATCATCAACACCGGTTGCCTTTGATCAGCAGCAGGTGATGTCTTGGGCAGAGTTTCAACATGATGTTGCTTACTATACTGACAAACTATCCCAGCAAGACGTTCAACGCGTCGCTCTCTGCTTTAGTGATAGCTACCTGTTTGCAGTCGGCTTTTTCGCTGCCTGCTACGCACAAAAAGCGCTCGTCCTTCCAGGAAACTACCAGACGGAAGCTGTCAAAGAGTTACAACAGCACTTTGATTTATTGCTCCATGATGATGCAGTCCCAATTGCAACAGGGCTTACTGCTTTAACGATAAGCAAACAATCCGCTCCAAGCACTGAGGCATGCTCATTCGACTGGCAACCATTAGCTGCAGAAGACCTGATTGTCACTTTGTTTACTTCTGGTTCTAGCGGCTCAGCAAAAGCGATAAGCAAGAGCCTTGAACAGCTTGATATCGAACTTTCGATTTTGCAGTCATTGTGGGGTGAGCAAATTGATGAGACTCGAATTGAAAGTACCGTCTCTCACCAACATATTTACGGCTTGCTGTTCCGCCTTTTATGGCCATTGTGTGCTGCGAGACCATTCGCGACGCAAAACCTCGAGTTCCCAGAACAAATTGTTCACCATGCCAGCCCAGACACCGTGTTAGTCAGCAGTCCGGCACTATTAAAACGCCTAACTCAAGAACACCAGCGTACCCCACTGAGGGCTGTATTCTCTTCTGGTGGCCCACTGGCAAACTCAGCGGCTATTCACAGTGAAGAGCTGTTTAATCAATTACCTATTGAAGTGTTTGGCAGCACGGAAACCGGGGGTATCGCACACAGGCAGCAGTTCTCTGCATCGACTCCTTGGCAATTATTCCCCGGTATTGAAGCCCAATTGAACGAAGAGCGTTGTTTACGATTACGCTCTCCACATATCAACGGCCAAGAATGGTATCAAACTGCCGATGAGTGCTATTTTCATGATAAGGTTTCCTTTGAACTGAAAGGCCGTACTGACCGAATTGTTAAAGTTGAAGAAAAGCGCATCTCGCTAGTTGAAGTCGAAAAACGACTAGAGCAACTAGAATGGATTGAAGAGAGCGCCGTAATTCCAAAAACCGAGGAGAGCAGACTCTCGCTATGTGCCGTTATCGTCCTCACGGAAAAAGGCCAGCAAGAGATCGATGCCCTAGGTAAGGGAAAATTTTGGATTGCCCTTAGGAAAGCGTTACGAAATTGGTTAGAGCCTATCGCGATTCCAAGAAAGTACCGCTTAGTGGATGAGATTCCCTTGAATAGCCAAGGGAAACGACAAGTCACTGAAATAGCCAAATTATTCCAATAA
- a CDS encoding glycosyltransferase family 2 protein yields MSHYQACFLIPCYNHSSTIAAVVSSLDSFKLPFIVVDDGSNQETKHTLDQVSQQDNVTLVTLEQNQGKGGAVMAGIRQASELGYSHVIQIDADGQHDIQALPTLMERSAQYPEHLISGQPVYDESVPKARLYGRYATHIWVWIETLSFAIKDSMCGFRAYPVKSTIAVLDKYDIGTRMDFDIEILVRMYWEGVDIDFVETRVIYPEGGISHFDALWDNVKISWMHTRLFFGMLPRIPKLLARKRKKTANAHWSKRQEQGTIIGIKLMLAIYSLLGRKAFNLILKLVIRYYHLTGKDAKQASETYLAQLSSYASQQQIELPQPIDSYHHLLSFGHTMIDKLAAWKGDFSVDNLTIHGQEQFQEMVDNNQGVLLLGSHLGNIELCRALGRRHKHIKINALVFTEHAERFNTVMKAVNPKSDLNLIQVSSMGPDTAILLQQKIEQGEWVVIVGDRTSTSKESRSVWADFLGKPAPFPQGPFMLASVLKAPVYLLFGLRDDSSETPHFNVYFEHFSDKLVLPRKERQKALQEVVQNYANRLEHYTLQAPLQWYNFFNFWTLSNQHDDDAKQ; encoded by the coding sequence GTGAGCCATTACCAAGCCTGTTTTCTTATCCCTTGCTACAACCACAGCAGCACCATCGCCGCTGTGGTGTCCTCACTAGACTCTTTTAAACTCCCTTTTATCGTTGTGGACGACGGTAGCAATCAAGAAACAAAACACACATTAGACCAAGTTTCGCAGCAAGATAATGTCACGCTGGTTACCTTAGAGCAGAACCAAGGTAAAGGCGGAGCTGTGATGGCGGGCATTCGCCAAGCAAGCGAACTGGGTTACAGTCATGTGATCCAAATTGATGCCGATGGCCAACATGACATCCAAGCGCTACCGACACTGATGGAGCGTTCCGCACAATACCCAGAGCATTTAATTTCAGGCCAGCCTGTTTATGATGAAAGCGTGCCGAAAGCTCGCCTTTACGGACGTTACGCCACTCATATTTGGGTCTGGATAGAAACCCTCTCCTTTGCGATTAAAGACAGCATGTGCGGCTTTCGTGCCTACCCCGTGAAAAGCACCATCGCCGTGCTCGATAAATACGATATTGGCACGCGTATGGACTTCGACATCGAGATTTTAGTCCGTATGTATTGGGAAGGTGTCGACATCGACTTTGTCGAAACTCGGGTGATCTACCCTGAAGGGGGCATCTCGCACTTTGATGCACTTTGGGACAATGTAAAGATCAGTTGGATGCATACACGGCTGTTCTTTGGCATGTTGCCAAGAATCCCAAAGTTGCTAGCACGAAAGCGTAAGAAGACAGCCAATGCCCATTGGTCAAAACGCCAAGAGCAAGGCACCATCATCGGCATTAAACTGATGTTGGCGATCTACAGTTTACTGGGCCGTAAGGCATTTAACCTAATCCTTAAGCTAGTCATACGCTACTACCATCTGACAGGTAAAGATGCCAAACAAGCTTCTGAAACCTACTTGGCTCAACTCTCTAGCTACGCGTCTCAGCAGCAGATTGAATTGCCTCAGCCTATAGATAGCTACCATCACCTGCTCTCTTTTGGCCACACCATGATCGATAAACTTGCCGCATGGAAAGGCGACTTTAGTGTTGATAACCTCACAATCCATGGTCAAGAGCAGTTTCAAGAGATGGTCGACAACAATCAGGGCGTGTTATTGCTAGGATCGCACCTAGGCAATATCGAGCTTTGCCGAGCGCTTGGCCGTCGACACAAGCATATTAAGATCAACGCACTGGTCTTTACCGAGCATGCTGAGCGCTTTAACACGGTAATGAAAGCCGTCAACCCTAAGTCAGACTTGAATCTGATTCAGGTAAGCTCGATGGGGCCAGACACCGCTATTTTGCTGCAACAGAAGATCGAACAAGGTGAGTGGGTGGTGATCGTCGGTGACAGAACCTCCACCAGCAAAGAGAGCCGCTCTGTTTGGGCTGACTTTTTGGGTAAACCTGCTCCTTTCCCGCAAGGGCCATTTATGTTGGCTTCTGTGCTGAAAGCCCCTGTATATTTGCTATTTGGCTTAAGAGATGACTCAAGTGAGACACCTCACTTCAACGTCTACTTTGAGCATTTTAGCGACAAACTCGTATTACCAAGAAAAGAGCGCCAGAAAGCGCTACAAGAAGTGGTGCAAAACTACGCTAATCGCCTAGAGCACTACACACTACAAGCCCCTTTACAATGGTATAATTTTTTCAATTTTTGGACATTAAGTAATCAGCACGATGACGACGCAAAACAATAA
- a CDS encoding HAL/PAL/TAL family ammonia-lyase, translating into MTTQNNKTITFGAQALTIEDVVAIAQGANADINSSPEFTAKIDRGVAFLERLLKEEGVIYGVTTGYGDSCTVAIPPNLVDELPLHLTRFHGCGLGEVLSHEQARAVLATRLCSLAQGVSGVTHDLLNQIVTLINRDIAPRIPQEGSVGASGDLTPLSYLAAALIGERDVLYKGETRPTAEVFAELGIDPIHLKPKEGLALMNGTSVMTALACLAYKRAEYLAQLCTKITAMVSVGMHGNDFHFDEALFAVKPHPGQQQVAAWLRDDLKAERPPRNSDRLQDRYSLRCAPHVIGVVQDSLPWLRSMIENELNSANDNPIIDGDNERVLHGGHFYGGHIAMAMDTLKTGIANLADLLDRQMAQLMDYKFNNGLPFNLTGAEGERKPINHGFKAVQIGISAWTAEALKHTMPASVFSRSTECHNQDKVSMGTIAARDCLRVLELTEQVAAASLLASIQAVEIRRRHNELDEHHMSDNLKMIRDAVLSEFEFVIEDRPLEHDLRHFIERIQQRHWSLYSEA; encoded by the coding sequence ATGACGACGCAAAACAATAAAACCATTACGTTTGGCGCACAGGCTTTAACCATCGAAGATGTGGTAGCCATTGCTCAAGGTGCCAATGCCGATATCAACAGCTCGCCAGAGTTTACCGCTAAGATCGACCGCGGTGTCGCTTTTCTGGAGCGACTGCTAAAAGAAGAAGGCGTCATCTACGGCGTGACAACAGGCTACGGTGACTCATGTACGGTTGCTATTCCGCCTAACTTAGTCGATGAGCTGCCATTGCACCTGACTCGCTTCCACGGCTGTGGTCTCGGTGAAGTGCTATCTCATGAGCAAGCACGCGCAGTACTGGCAACTCGCCTTTGTTCGCTGGCTCAAGGGGTATCGGGCGTCACGCACGACTTACTTAACCAAATCGTTACGCTGATTAACCGAGATATCGCGCCGCGCATCCCGCAAGAAGGCTCTGTTGGGGCAAGTGGTGACTTAACGCCACTTTCTTACTTGGCTGCTGCACTTATCGGTGAGCGTGACGTGTTATACAAAGGCGAAACTCGCCCAACGGCAGAAGTGTTCGCTGAGCTAGGCATTGACCCTATTCATCTCAAGCCGAAAGAAGGCTTAGCACTGATGAACGGAACATCGGTAATGACCGCGCTGGCTTGTCTTGCTTACAAACGTGCTGAGTATCTCGCGCAGCTGTGTACCAAGATTACGGCGATGGTATCGGTTGGTATGCACGGTAATGACTTCCACTTTGACGAAGCGTTGTTTGCGGTGAAACCTCACCCTGGCCAACAGCAAGTTGCGGCTTGGCTGCGTGATGACTTAAAAGCTGAACGCCCACCACGCAACAGTGACCGCTTACAAGATCGTTATTCACTACGCTGCGCACCACATGTAATTGGTGTGGTTCAAGACTCACTGCCGTGGCTACGTTCAATGATTGAAAATGAATTGAACAGTGCCAACGATAACCCAATCATTGACGGTGATAACGAACGCGTCCTGCATGGCGGTCACTTCTACGGTGGTCACATCGCAATGGCAATGGATACGCTAAAAACAGGTATTGCTAACCTTGCCGATCTGCTTGATCGTCAAATGGCGCAGTTGATGGATTACAAATTCAATAACGGTCTGCCATTTAACCTAACCGGTGCTGAAGGCGAGCGTAAGCCAATCAACCATGGCTTTAAAGCAGTGCAAATTGGCATTTCAGCATGGACAGCTGAAGCGCTTAAGCACACTATGCCAGCGAGCGTGTTCTCACGTTCAACTGAATGTCACAACCAAGATAAAGTGAGCATGGGCACCATTGCGGCGCGCGACTGTCTACGTGTGCTAGAGCTAACAGAACAAGTGGCAGCGGCGTCTCTGCTTGCGAGTATTCAGGCGGTAGAAATTCGACGCCGTCATAATGAGCTCGACGAGCACCACATGAGCGACAACTTGAAGATGATCCGTGATGCGGTGCTGAGTGAATTCGAATTCGTCATCGAAGACCGTCCACTTGAGCACGATTTGCGCCACTTTATCGAGCGTATCCAGCAGCGTCACTGGTCGCTCTATTCGGAGGCGTAA
- a CDS encoding acyl-CoA thioesterase, giving the protein MEQEILFPLESEVTMVTSFQDADPMGVIYHGNYFRFFEEARRIMMDKIGYGYLAMNESGYMWPIIDTRVKYVKAIPFNHQIRVTAKLTEWENRLRVDYVIYDAQTGKRMCKAHTTQVAVSIKEQEMCFASPHVFIDKVEQWHREGKVI; this is encoded by the coding sequence ATGGAGCAAGAGATCCTTTTTCCTCTTGAATCGGAGGTGACTATGGTCACCTCTTTCCAAGATGCCGATCCTATGGGTGTGATATACCACGGTAACTACTTCCGCTTTTTTGAAGAAGCCCGTCGTATCATGATGGACAAGATTGGCTACGGATACTTAGCGATGAATGAATCTGGCTATATGTGGCCGATCATTGATACGCGTGTAAAGTACGTTAAAGCAATCCCGTTTAATCATCAGATCCGCGTGACTGCCAAGCTTACCGAATGGGAAAACCGCTTGCGTGTCGACTACGTCATTTACGATGCTCAAACAGGCAAACGCATGTGTAAAGCGCACACCACTCAAGTGGCGGTTTCTATCAAAGAACAAGAGATGTGTTTCGCCTCACCACATGTATTTATCGATAAAGTCGAGCAATGGCACCGAGAAGGAAAAGTCATATGA
- a CDS encoding LolA family protein, which translates to MIKRCLASLLMLLSPLAWSSVTDLASLQTQLSQHETVRGDFVQQRHIEMFEQPLSSEGHFTLNKEQGLLWQQETPFPVGLVLTQDKLRQTFAGQQPQVITAKENPMAFYFSHVFLAVFHGDTEALKEQFDIAFNTESDQWTIELTPLNAPLNAVFTSITLSGSDNIDQLELLEIRGDKTDIIFTNQTHQPEGLTDVEKQQFNF; encoded by the coding sequence ATGATCAAACGCTGTCTGGCTTCACTGCTAATGTTGCTCTCTCCCCTAGCATGGTCATCAGTTACAGATTTGGCTTCGCTACAAACTCAACTTTCTCAACATGAGACAGTGCGAGGGGATTTTGTTCAACAACGCCATATTGAGATGTTTGAACAGCCATTAAGCTCTGAAGGCCACTTTACCCTGAATAAAGAGCAAGGTTTGCTGTGGCAACAAGAGACACCTTTCCCAGTTGGTTTAGTACTTACTCAAGACAAACTGCGTCAAACCTTTGCGGGTCAGCAACCACAAGTTATTACCGCGAAAGAAAACCCAATGGCATTTTACTTTAGCCACGTTTTCCTTGCTGTTTTCCACGGCGATACAGAAGCGCTCAAAGAACAGTTTGATATTGCCTTCAACACTGAATCTGACCAGTGGACAATCGAACTGACGCCACTCAATGCGCCACTTAATGCGGTATTCACATCGATTACTCTGTCAGGCAGTGACAATATCGACCAACTCGAACTGTTAGAGATTCGTGGCGATAAAACCGACATTATCTTCACCAACCAAACACATCAGCCTGAAGGATTAACCGATGTTGAAAAGCAACAGTTCAACTTCTGA